One genomic window of Magnolia sinica isolate HGM2019 chromosome 3, MsV1, whole genome shotgun sequence includes the following:
- the LOC131239801 gene encoding ARM REPEAT PROTEIN INTERACTING WITH ABF2: MAMVVREEKNIEEELNYSILLSERTRKAAEESESFKQECSEVGKRVERLSQMLRNVACLSTSSSTTSSTSSSSSLSSSIYDRPIRRIVSEAVKNLERALTLVRKCRHSGVLRRVVTITSTTDFRKALNLLDASLGDMRWLLSVFDSEDGGGCSIVLSLPPIASIDPILSWVWSYVAVIQMGSTLPDRIEAANALASLAQDNDRNKKIIIEEGGIPPLLKLLKESASPDAQVAAATALTNLATDCERVRQIAVALAIPIVVHVLSESPARVQIQVASLMARMADQDPASREEFARENAIRPLVSLLSIDLVLEDPKNAAATASKQPTSIHSLVQINKEMAMAARLHNHHSNSLHSSEGSSRGRDHHRRDREQENPEVKLELKITCAEALWMLAKGSVSNSRRITETKGLLCLAKIIEMEHGKLRFNCLMTVMEIAAVAESNADLRRAAFKTNSIPAKAVVDQLLRVIHEVGSSPAMQIAAIKSIGSLARTFPARETRVIRPLVQQLSNIDAEVAMEAAVALGKFSSPENFLCGEHSKAIIEFDGVPPLMRLLRSNEKVKVHALILLCYLALHVGNSKELEHARALTALELAGRSSSVQHPSLKELLPKAIYHLELYQAGAHPNRESYAT, translated from the coding sequence ATGGCGATGGTGGTGCGGGAAGAGAAGAACATTGAAGAGGAGTTGAACTACTCGATTCTGCTGTCGGAGCGCACCCGGAAAGCCGCGGAGGAATCCGAGTCTTTCAAGCAGGAATGCTCCGAAGTCGGCAAGCGTGTGGAACGCTTGAGCCAGATGCTCCGAAACGTCGCGTGCCTCTCCACCTCATCGTCCACGACATCGTCAACGTCTTCGTCCTCGTCTTTATCTTCTTCAATCTACGATCGTCCAATCCGCCGCATCGTCTCGGAGGCCGTCAAGAATCTGGAACGGGCCCTCACTCTCGTCCGCAAGTGCAGGCACAGCGGCGTCCTCCGACGCGTCGTGACTATCACCAGTACCACCGACTTCCGCAAGGCCCTCAACCTCCTTGATGCCTCCCTCGGCGACATGCGCTGGCTCCTCAGCGTCTTCGATTCCGAGGACGGCGGTGGCTGCAGCATCGTCCTCAGTCTCCCCCCCATCGCCAGCATCGACCCTATACTCTCCTGGGTTTGGAGCTACGTGGCAGTCATCCAGATGGGGTCCACTCTCCCTGACCGCATCGAGGCCGCTAATGCCCTCGCCTCCCTCGCCCAAGACAACGACCGCAACAAGAAGATCATCATCGAGGAGGGCGGCATCCCGCCCCTCCTCAAGCTCTTGAAGGAGTCCGCTTCCCCTGATGCTCAGGTTGCTGCCGCTACTGCCCTCACCAACCTCGCCACCGACTGTGAGCGGGTGCGTCAGATAGCTGTGGCTCTCGCCATCCCCATCGTTGTCCATGTGCTCAGTGAATCCCCCGCAAGGGTGCAGATTCAAGTGGCGTCCCTCATGGCGAGGATGGCGGACCAAGACCCTGCTTCCCGGGAGGAGTTTGCGAGGGAGAACGCGATCCGTCCCCTTGTCTCTCTCCTTTCTATTGACCTTGTGTTGGAAGATCCCAAGAATGCTGCCGCTACTGCCTCCAAGCAGCCCACCAGCATCCATTCGCTGGTCCAGATCAACAAGGAGATGGCCATGGCTGCTCGATTGCATAATCACCATTCGAATTCCCTGCATTCCTCTGAGGGAAGCAGTCGTGGGAGGGACCACCACCGGAGAGACAGGGAGCAGGAGAACCCTGAGGTGAAGCTTGAGCTCAAGATCACCTGCGCTGAGGCCCTTTGGATGCTTGCCAAGGGCAGCGTGTCCAACAGCCGTCGGATAACCGAGACCAAAGGGCTCCTCTGCTTGGCCAAGATCATTGAAATGGAACACGGGAAGCTGCGTTTCAATTGCTTGATGACGGTGATGGAAATTGCAGCCGTGGCAGAATCCAATGCTGACCTCCGGCGCGCGGCGTTCAAGACGAATTCCATCCCCGCCAAGGCGGTCGTTGATCAGCTCCTCCGGGTGATTCACGAGGTTGGTAGCAGTCCAGCAATGCAAATTGCTGCCATCAAATCGATTGGGTCATTGGCTCGCACATTCCCAGCAAGAGAGACCCGAGTCATCAGGCCGCTTGTTCAACAGCTCAGCAATATAGATGCAGAGGTGGCTATGGAAGCTGCCGTTGCCTTGGGGAAGTTTTCCAGTCCGGAGAATTTCCTCTGTGGAGAGCATTCCAAGGCAATCATTGAGTTCGACGGGGTCCCTCCTCTCATGAGACTGCTGAGGTCTAATGAAAAGGTGAAGGTGCATGCACTGATTCTCCTATGTTACCTGGCATTGCATGTGGGCAACAGCAAAGAGCTGGAACATGCAAGGGCGTTGACTGCTCTGGAGCTGGCAGGCCGTTCCTCGTCGGTTCAGCATCCTTCCTTGAAAGAACTGCTTCCGAAGGCCATTTACCACCTCGAGCTCTATCAGGCGGGAGCACATCCCAACAGAGAATCATATGCCACATGA